AGTGAAATGAATCTTCACTTTCCTGCCAGGAATAGAACCCTAAGTTTGCTAGATTTGTGGCCGTAAATGCTATCTCAAAGTACAGCAGAGGACACATGCTGCATTTCTGCATCTTTAAATAGAATTAGAGTAACAACAGTTACTTACTTCTTCAGATATTCTGTGAGTTCCTTGATGGCATCAGGAATCTTGCCCTTAGCCCTAAGAATGGCGACTCGACGCTTGCGCGGTGCAGCATTTGTCTCATCTTGTTTAATGATGGAGTCGAGCAAATCCAAGGCCTCGTCATATCTGTATAAATTAATGAGTTAGATGTCAAATGCTGCAGGAAAGTTGAGATGCTATTGTGACAATTAGAATACATACCTTTCCATGGCTTCCAACTTGAGAGCTTTCAACTTCCTTATACGGAGACTTGTTGGGAATTCTGCTGACAGAGACTTGAGACATACGTCAGCCACTTCAAGTCTATTGCAGTCCAATGCTGCTACACACACTTGCTCGAGCACAAGGAGTCCTGCAACGTGCTTAATGTCAAGATACAACAGTtccaaaacaaaaatttcaataaacgACAACTTTCTTATTGCTCGACAGTTTCTTTTGTCATTTCTTCTATCACCACAAATGAACAATACACAGTATCTTATAACGTATTTAAAATAAAGCAATGCAAGTATTTTTGTGTtcatatgcaatatgtaaagataCAGTGCATTTAAATAATGAGTTTTATTGTGACTATACAACTTTCCCTACGTGGGGTTGGAACTTAAGTCAGTGCTTAGCGACATACAGTACCGAATTATCCTCCTATTTCCATTTCAGCCTCAGCTCCACTCAATCTATACAGGTAAGTActggtattttaaaattattccgttCAAGAAAACGTAAGACTTGGCGATCAATAGGAAAGGTGTGCTACTAAATTCACTCTtacatcttacttacttatgacttttaaggaacccgaggttcactgccaccctcacataagcccgccatcagtcccaatcctgaacaagattaatccaatccctatcatcatatcccacctccctcaaatccattttaatattatcctcccatctacgtctcggcctcctcgaaggtcttattccctccggcctcccaattaacactctattatatacatttctggattcgcccatacgtgctacatgcccttcccatctcaaacgtatggatttaatgttcctaattgtcaggcgaagaataaaatgcatgcaattctgcgttgtgtcaagataaaaataaaagaactTACTTTCATCTCCAAGTTTGTGCACCTTCTTCTGCAGTATTCTCTCCCATAGATCAACTATATCTGCACTCTTTCGTACATTTTCTTCTCGCCATAGTCTAAACAAGTCCCTTACTtctacaagataaaaatatgacaaaagtcACGAGATTAAGATCGTGATGTAAAATGTGGTGTAAAGTTTAAGCAGTTTAAAGTTAGTACGGTTTTCCTTTCAAGTGCAATATAGCTCAGTTGCATATATACTTTATCATTAAATGATAGCGGAAGTTCTCTGTAATGGTCAGATTACAATGAaaatttcaataaacattttatttataaactATGCAAGTTTGACATATGGTAAGAGGATATTCAACTGTAtattaacaataatgaaatattacAGTGACCAATAATATGAAAATCATATTTTGCATTAATGTTAGGGGTTACGTTATTGCGAACTAAAAACatctatttcattttacatatactTTTTGTATGAAGTGGGACAACATAACCTAAATCTTGTTCTGGTGTTACATAACTAATAAATGATGATAAACAGGAATATTTGTATTACTATATCGAAATTGCCACTATAACATATAGCTAGCTAGTTATATTCTATACCTGACCAACTCATTTTATCAGAATAGAAATCCATTTTTGTCCCCAACTTGAAGCTCTTGATATCAAGGAAATACTGTAACCAACACGGACCAGTGAAGCCTCCTACAAACAATAATGTAGCAACAGAGTAGACTGTAGTTGACTGTGTGAATACGTAACTGAAGAGGCGATAATTGGCTTTCCGAACACAGACAACTGTGGGCTCGTTCACTGTTCGTGCCATGGTGGTTTGGGTATTTGGTAATGTTTATAGTCATTGAACTTCATATTTACATTGATTTGCAGTATGCCTTTATTGGAAATGATGGTTATATTATTTTCGGGTCAGCAAGAGCCAGTGATATCCTGTAATTTTGACAGAATAAGTGCGGCGATCATAGATTACATGAAAATTATTTGTGAACCCAAATCAG
This region of Periplaneta americana isolate PAMFEO1 chromosome 13, P.americana_PAMFEO1_priV1, whole genome shotgun sequence genomic DNA includes:
- the LOC138712296 gene encoding ER membrane protein complex subunit 2-like, with translation MARTVNEPTVVCVRKANYRLFSYVFTQSTTVYSVATLLFVGGFTGPCWLQYFLDIKSFKLGTKMDFYSDKMSWSEVRDLFRLWREENVRKSADIVDLWERILQKKVHKLGDERLLVLEQVCVAALDCNRLEVADVCLKSLSAEFPTSLRIRKLKALKLEAMERYDEALDLLDSIIKQDETNAAPRKRRVAILRAKGKIPDAIKELTEYLKKFMSDQEAWQELCELYLIEQDFARAAFCMEELILHNPHSHLMHQRYAEIRYTQGGFENMELARAHYCLALKLSPNNIRALYGLFLAATNIAISTKCTSVKKKENNKLAKWALKQINSRYEEQCGKSNQVAALEGLINSLQISPSA